A DNA window from Candidatus Latescibacterota bacterium contains the following coding sequences:
- a CDS encoding ABC transporter permease subunit, which produces MTSYFIRRFLLIIPTFLGITVLVFTIMQLVPGGPLEQELLKLQAGMMMGGEAAGGGDMNQVGGIEIPPAALEEMRRFYGFDKPIHIRYLRWLGLWPREMDGVTLTPNEWKKISKGVRARAVPTGAGDGADAYQLEWDYSDLLERWQVAEVLPPAEGASDSTVIVAWLKFKGAWVRKMEDSTAVQPGHWTTLPGEVRARVDRGDEGWKVTLDTDAVNAKWKITEVTPPDDSNPAPRIVVAWTRFSGLLTGDLGRSYVYAEPVGAVIKKRFPVSIYFGLTGFLLSYLVCIPLGVFKAIKHTSRFDVATSAVVFLGYSIPGWALGAVLLVLFGGGSFWNVFPLGEFRSAGWETFSTWHKITDQLHHTILPVVAYMVGSFATLTVVMKNSLLENLGQDYVRTAFAKGLHERRVVFVHALRNSLIPIATGLGHLLSLILAGSYLIEKVFNIQGFGLLGFTSIIKRDYPVVLGILVIGSLLRLFGNIFSDILYAVIDPRIRFK; this is translated from the coding sequence ATGACCAGCTACTTCATCCGGCGCTTTCTGCTCATCATCCCCACCTTCCTGGGGATCACCGTGCTGGTGTTCACCATCATGCAGCTCGTGCCCGGCGGTCCGCTGGAGCAGGAGCTGCTGAAGCTGCAGGCCGGCATGATGATGGGCGGCGAGGCGGCGGGCGGCGGGGACATGAACCAGGTGGGCGGGATCGAGATCCCGCCGGCCGCGCTCGAGGAGATGCGGCGCTTCTACGGCTTCGACAAGCCGATCCACATCCGCTATCTGCGCTGGCTCGGTCTCTGGCCACGGGAGATGGACGGCGTCACGCTCACCCCGAACGAGTGGAAGAAGATCAGCAAGGGCGTGCGGGCGCGCGCCGTGCCCACGGGCGCCGGCGATGGCGCCGACGCCTACCAGCTCGAGTGGGACTACAGCGACCTGCTCGAGCGCTGGCAGGTGGCCGAGGTCCTGCCGCCGGCGGAGGGCGCGAGCGACTCGACCGTGATCGTCGCCTGGCTCAAGTTCAAGGGTGCCTGGGTGCGCAAGATGGAGGACAGCACCGCCGTCCAGCCCGGCCACTGGACCACGCTGCCGGGCGAGGTCCGCGCCCGCGTGGATCGCGGCGACGAGGGCTGGAAGGTGACCCTCGACACCGACGCGGTGAACGCGAAGTGGAAGATCACCGAGGTCACTCCCCCCGATGACAGCAATCCCGCACCGCGCATCGTCGTCGCCTGGACGCGCTTCAGCGGCCTGCTCACCGGCGACCTGGGCCGCAGCTACGTCTACGCGGAGCCGGTGGGGGCGGTCATCAAGAAGCGCTTCCCGGTGTCGATCTACTTCGGGCTGACGGGCTTCCTGCTCTCCTACCTCGTCTGCATTCCCCTCGGCGTCTTCAAGGCCATCAAGCACACCAGCCGCTTCGACGTGGCCACCAGCGCCGTGGTCTTCCTCGGCTACTCCATCCCCGGCTGGGCGCTCGGCGCGGTGCTGCTGGTGCTCTTCGGCGGTGGAAGCTTCTGGAACGTCTTCCCGCTCGGCGAATTCCGCAGCGCGGGCTGGGAGACCTTCAGCACCTGGCACAAGATCACCGACCAGCTGCACCACACCATCCTGCCGGTGGTGGCCTACATGGTGGGCAGCTTCGCCACGCTGACCGTGGTGATGAAGAACTCGCTCCTGGAGAACCTGGGTCAGGACTACGTGCGCACGGCCTTCGCGAAGGGCCTGCACGAGCGGCGCGTGGTCTTCGTGCACGCCCTGCGCAACAGCCTCATCCCCATCGCCACGGGCCTGGGCCATCTGCTCAGCCTGATCCTGGCGGGGAGCTACCTCATCGAGAAGGTCTTCAACATCCAGGGCTTCGGCCTGCTGGGCTTCACCAGCATCATCAAGCGCGACTATCCGGTGGTGCTGGGCATCCTCGTCATCGGCTCGCTGCTCAGGCTCTTCGGCAACATCTTCAGCGACATTCTCTACGCGGTCATCGACCCGCGCATCCGCTTCAAGTAG
- a CDS encoding BatD family protein, which produces MMSTLERITRRAPALCLAVLFATAVAGAWPVRALADDVQVEATLDGGIIREGESFNYTIVVSGAMRGSDAPELPELDDFGLVGSSSSSNFSWVNGQASSSKTYRYTLVPLRSGELTIPAVPVRVKGQIYETRAMRVNVRPATSGAPQAGVPPAGQPSAPPVQQESATAGNRDVFIRSWVDADSVYVGQQLTHHFALYRRPTVSFIGQPQYGAPDFTGFWSEPLGDEISGYRQVDGVNYAATELRAALFPSEPGQLEIGPAQIQLRLRDRSRFEFFAFDAGPEKVLRTPPVPVTVLPLPDAGRPAGFKGTVAQQFSVSLKTDPGPYAVGQPITVTLTLSGFGNPRAFAEPDYDPGVDFKAYDAELQSDTQVDGDAIQVQKRYTRVVVPRREGELSLPGVSYSWFDPDQRRYRSVETKGVTLQVAPGKTEASEPVVFSDLTPDRVELLGRDIHHIKTDPPLAGDGARFPRSAGFWTALALPWPLLAGTWFWRRRRDAQLSDAAGFRARGARKSAEERLRAAEKAHAAGDFGGFCAELASGLRGYLADRLKLSAAGLTGDVAEGALRRAGASDEACTETRRLLDACDFARYAPGAAEHSGARMATLLEQARALLPRLDRETRPARKGAGLLGGLLPLLLLALALAPRPAHAADDTLQRMADAAARYEAGDFQAAAGIWESLAREGVEDSHLWYNLGNAYYQQGDLGRAILDYRRAQRLAPRDSEVRDNLALARSRRPDGDTRSTGGGAWSGAWRWLRQHVSPGELAALGLVLLWLGTALLLLGLLRIVAWRRLRVVLIALAVLLPLVSVAAWAVEWTDWSGREAVLLSPTVSVTSGPGTDFLTLFEIHAGAELRIDETRGNWVRVHLGDELEGWIPQGSFASL; this is translated from the coding sequence GTGATGTCGACGCTGGAGCGGATCACGCGGAGGGCGCCGGCGCTCTGCCTCGCCGTCCTGTTCGCCACCGCCGTGGCAGGCGCCTGGCCCGTGCGCGCCCTCGCCGACGACGTCCAGGTGGAGGCCACCCTGGACGGCGGCATCATCCGCGAGGGCGAGTCCTTCAACTATACCATCGTCGTCTCCGGCGCGATGCGCGGCAGCGATGCGCCCGAGCTGCCCGAACTCGACGACTTCGGCCTCGTGGGCAGCTCCAGCTCCAGTAACTTCTCCTGGGTCAACGGCCAGGCGAGCAGCAGCAAGACCTACCGCTACACGCTGGTGCCGCTGCGCAGCGGCGAGCTCACGATTCCGGCCGTCCCCGTGCGCGTGAAGGGGCAGATCTACGAGACGCGCGCGATGCGCGTCAACGTGCGCCCCGCGACCTCCGGCGCCCCGCAGGCGGGCGTGCCGCCGGCCGGCCAGCCGAGCGCGCCGCCAGTGCAGCAGGAGAGCGCCACGGCGGGCAACCGCGACGTCTTCATCCGCTCCTGGGTGGACGCGGATTCCGTCTACGTGGGCCAGCAGCTCACGCATCACTTCGCGCTCTATCGCCGGCCGACCGTGAGCTTCATCGGCCAGCCGCAGTACGGCGCCCCCGACTTCACCGGCTTCTGGTCCGAACCCCTCGGCGACGAGATCAGCGGCTACCGCCAGGTGGACGGCGTCAACTACGCCGCCACCGAGCTGCGCGCGGCGCTCTTCCCCAGCGAGCCGGGCCAGCTGGAGATCGGCCCCGCGCAGATCCAGCTGCGCCTGCGCGACCGCAGCCGCTTCGAGTTCTTCGCCTTCGACGCCGGCCCCGAGAAGGTGCTGCGCACGCCGCCCGTGCCGGTGACGGTGCTGCCCCTGCCCGACGCGGGCCGCCCCGCCGGCTTCAAGGGCACCGTGGCGCAGCAGTTCAGCGTGTCCCTGAAGACGGACCCCGGCCCCTACGCCGTCGGCCAGCCGATCACGGTGACGCTCACGCTCAGCGGCTTCGGCAATCCGCGCGCCTTCGCCGAGCCGGACTACGATCCCGGCGTCGACTTCAAGGCCTACGACGCCGAGCTGCAGAGCGACACGCAGGTGGACGGCGACGCCATCCAGGTCCAGAAGCGCTACACCCGCGTCGTGGTGCCGCGCCGCGAGGGCGAGCTCTCGCTGCCCGGCGTGAGCTACTCCTGGTTCGACCCCGATCAGCGCCGCTATCGCAGCGTGGAGACGAAGGGCGTCACGCTGCAGGTGGCGCCGGGCAAGACGGAGGCCAGCGAACCCGTGGTCTTCAGCGACCTCACGCCCGACCGCGTGGAGCTGCTGGGCAGGGACATCCACCACATCAAGACCGACCCGCCGCTCGCCGGCGACGGCGCCCGCTTCCCCCGCTCGGCCGGCTTCTGGACCGCGCTGGCGCTGCCCTGGCCGCTGCTGGCGGGCACCTGGTTCTGGCGTCGCCGCCGCGACGCGCAGCTCTCCGACGCGGCGGGCTTCCGTGCGCGCGGCGCGCGCAAGAGCGCCGAGGAACGTCTCCGCGCCGCGGAGAAGGCTCACGCCGCGGGCGACTTCGGCGGCTTCTGCGCCGAGCTGGCCAGCGGCCTGCGCGGCTACCTGGCCGACCGGCTGAAGCTGTCGGCGGCGGGCCTGACCGGGGACGTCGCCGAGGGCGCGCTGCGCCGCGCGGGCGCCTCCGACGAGGCCTGCACCGAGACGCGCCGACTGCTCGACGCCTGCGACTTCGCGCGCTACGCTCCGGGCGCAGCCGAGCACAGCGGCGCGCGCATGGCGACGCTGCTCGAGCAGGCCCGCGCGCTGCTGCCGCGTCTCGACCGCGAGACGCGCCCGGCGCGCAAGGGCGCCGGCCTGCTGGGCGGCCTGCTGCCGCTCCTCCTGCTCGCGCTGGCGCTGGCGCCTCGGCCCGCCCACGCCGCCGACGACACGCTGCAGCGCATGGCCGACGCCGCCGCGCGCTACGAGGCCGGCGACTTCCAGGCCGCGGCGGGCATCTGGGAGTCCCTCGCGCGGGAAGGCGTGGAGGACAGCCATCTCTGGTACAACCTCGGCAACGCCTACTACCAGCAGGGCGACCTGGGCCGCGCGATCCTCGACTACCGTCGCGCGCAGCGCCTCGCCCCACGCGACAGCGAAGTCCGCGACAACCTCGCCCTCGCGCGCTCTCGCCGACCCGACGGCGACACGCGCAGCACCGGCGGCGGCGCCTGGAGCGGCGCGTGGCGCTGGTTGCGCCAGCACGTTTCGCCGGGCGAGCTCGCCGCGCTGGGGCTCGTGCTGCTCTGGCTGGGCACGGCGCTGCTGCTGCTGGGCCTGCTGCGGATCGTCGCCTGGCGACGGCTGCGCGTCGTGCTGATCGCACTGGCCGTGCTGCTGCCGCTGGTGTCCGTCGCCGCCTGGGCCGTGGAGTGGACCGACTGGAGCGGCCGCGAGGCCGTGCTCCTCTCGCCCACGGTGTCCGTGACCAGCGGACCCGGCACGGACTTCCTCACACTCTTCGAGATCCACGCCGGCGCGGAACTGCGCATCGACGAGACCCGCGGCAACTGGGTCCGCGTCCACCTCGGCGACGAGCTCGAGGGCTGGATCCCCCAGGGCAGCTTCGCGTCGCTCTAG
- a CDS encoding MFS transporter has translation MQQDDPRRDPLVVRTTRISTTEGLLAQIHFTVAAPGSVFLTKFAVLLGASPLQFGLLAAIGQFALLFQPLGALLTRRRTARKGTVVGWALASRVLVGGFGVLALLLPARAALALFLVLLLGSAVTQAVSANVWVAWISDLIPREIRGRFFARRSQWLLLAGTATGTLLGLLLDGVQASGDWPLVARPGWATQANLLPIFAALFAGASLIGVVGQFLLWRQPELPKAIETDNAATLLLAPFGDPNFRRLILFTVWWMLAIGVGAPFWQPFMIANLAMPLVQIQIYATISTVAALLSLHAWGRIVDRLGNRTAMAISIVMGGFIPQAWLFVSAGSYGILFVEAFFSGAMWAGAGLVGTNFVLAIAPPERRQAYSGVYGACAGLAMMATMLLSGAFLPPPLALGSLQLQSEQVLFGLTGLLRWTALVPLLWIAEPEVPSTAEALYTLQQYAKVRIATLATRMVRRR, from the coding sequence TTGCAGCAGGACGATCCACGCCGCGATCCCCTGGTCGTCCGGACCACGCGCATCTCCACCACCGAGGGGCTGCTCGCGCAGATCCATTTCACGGTGGCGGCGCCGGGCAGCGTCTTTCTCACCAAGTTCGCGGTCTTGCTGGGCGCCAGTCCGCTGCAGTTCGGACTGCTGGCGGCCATCGGCCAGTTCGCGCTGCTCTTTCAGCCGCTCGGTGCGTTGCTCACGCGGCGGCGCACGGCGCGCAAGGGCACCGTGGTCGGCTGGGCGCTGGCGAGCCGCGTGCTCGTGGGCGGCTTCGGCGTGCTGGCCCTGCTGCTGCCCGCCCGCGCGGCGCTGGCGCTCTTCCTCGTGCTGCTCCTCGGCAGCGCGGTGACGCAGGCGGTGAGCGCGAACGTCTGGGTGGCGTGGATCAGCGATCTCATCCCGCGCGAGATCCGCGGGCGTTTCTTCGCCCGGCGCTCGCAGTGGCTGCTGCTCGCCGGCACGGCCACGGGCACGCTGCTCGGCCTGCTGCTCGACGGCGTGCAGGCATCCGGCGACTGGCCGCTCGTCGCGCGGCCGGGTTGGGCGACGCAGGCCAACCTGCTGCCGATCTTCGCCGCGCTATTCGCCGGCGCGTCGCTGATCGGCGTCGTCGGCCAGTTCCTGCTCTGGCGGCAGCCGGAGCTGCCCAAGGCGATCGAGACCGACAACGCCGCCACTCTGCTGCTCGCACCCTTCGGCGACCCCAACTTTCGGCGGCTGATCCTCTTCACCGTGTGGTGGATGCTCGCCATCGGCGTGGGCGCGCCCTTCTGGCAGCCCTTCATGATCGCCAACCTCGCCATGCCGCTGGTGCAGATACAGATCTACGCGACCATCAGCACGGTGGCAGCGCTGCTCTCGCTGCACGCCTGGGGACGCATCGTCGACCGCCTGGGCAACCGCACGGCCATGGCGATCTCGATCGTGATGGGCGGGTTCATCCCCCAGGCCTGGCTCTTCGTGAGCGCGGGGAGCTACGGGATCCTCTTCGTGGAGGCCTTCTTCTCGGGGGCGATGTGGGCGGGCGCGGGCCTGGTGGGGACGAACTTCGTGCTCGCCATCGCGCCGCCCGAACGGCGGCAGGCCTACTCGGGCGTCTACGGCGCGTGCGCGGGGCTCGCCATGATGGCAACCATGCTGCTGTCGGGCGCCTTCCTGCCGCCGCCGCTCGCGCTGGGCTCGCTGCAGCTACAGAGCGAGCAGGTGCTCTTTGGGCTCACCGGGCTGCTGCGCTGGACGGCGCTGGTCCCGCTGCTGTGGATCGCCGAGCCCGAGGTGCCGTCCACGGCCGAGGCGCTCTACACGCTGCAGCAGTACGCGAAGGTGCGGATCGCGACGCTCGCAACGCGCATGGTCCGGCGCCGCTGA
- a CDS encoding ABC transporter ATP-binding protein, producing MAERKKLFEVRGLTTRFHTEAGTATAVSNVDFDIFEGEVLGIVGESGSGKSVTALSLTRLIPNPPGEITSGSVLFQGRDLLKLSYDQLHDIRGKEVAMIFQEPMTSLNPVFTVGYQIEEIIDLHENMSKDEIRRRAVEMLRLVGIPDAEKRMKDYPHQFSGGMRQRAMIAMALACNPALLIADEPTTALDVTIQAQIIDLMLEMKRRRQEAAVMLITHDLAVVAETCDRVIVMYGGVIQEVAPVGELFERPLHPYTLGLLGSLPRPELQSQERLSTIRGTVPSILEMPKGCKFCTRCDQVMPRCEREEPRLLDVGGGHLVRCHLMAEVDVEEVEQ from the coding sequence ATGGCCGAGCGAAAGAAGCTCTTCGAGGTGCGCGGCCTGACCACGCGCTTCCACACCGAGGCGGGCACCGCCACGGCGGTGAGCAACGTCGACTTCGACATCTTCGAGGGCGAGGTGCTCGGCATCGTGGGCGAGAGCGGCAGCGGCAAGAGCGTGACCGCGCTGAGCCTCACGCGGCTGATTCCCAATCCGCCCGGCGAGATCACGTCGGGCTCGGTGCTGTTCCAGGGCCGCGACCTGCTAAAGCTGAGCTACGACCAGCTGCACGACATCCGCGGCAAGGAAGTCGCGATGATCTTTCAGGAGCCCATGACCAGCCTCAACCCGGTCTTCACGGTGGGCTACCAGATCGAGGAGATCATCGACCTCCACGAGAACATGAGCAAGGACGAGATCCGCCGCCGCGCCGTGGAGATGCTGCGGCTGGTGGGCATCCCCGACGCCGAGAAGCGCATGAAGGACTACCCCCACCAGTTCTCCGGGGGCATGCGCCAGCGCGCGATGATCGCCATGGCCCTGGCCTGCAACCCCGCGCTCCTGATCGCGGACGAGCCCACCACCGCGCTCGACGTGACCATCCAGGCGCAGATCATCGACCTGATGCTCGAGATGAAGCGCCGCCGCCAGGAGGCCGCGGTGATGCTCATCACCCACGATCTCGCCGTGGTGGCCGAGACCTGCGATCGTGTCATCGTGATGTACGGCGGCGTGATCCAGGAGGTCGCGCCGGTGGGCGAGCTCTTCGAGCGGCCGCTGCACCCCTACACGCTGGGCCTGCTGGGCAGCCTGCCGCGTCCCGAGCTGCAGTCCCAGGAGCGGCTCAGCACCATCCGCGGCACGGTGCCCAGCATCCTCGAGATGCCCAAGGGCTGCAAGTTCTGCACGCGCTGCGACCAGGTGATGCCCCGCTGCGAGCGCGAGGAGCCGAGGCTTCTCGACGTGGGCGGCGGCCACCTCGTGCGCTGCCACCTCATGGCCGAGGTGGACGTCGAGGAGGTGGAGCAGTGA
- a CDS encoding VCBS repeat-containing protein, with protein sequence MKLGPAILTLLLATSVATAEAQTWEADDGIFNPSGIPSLTFSQPRLADLDGDGDLDLILGSSVDAPLYFENVGTPTSPAFARGDDILAPIDPLDAEMVVAGDLDGDADLDLVTGGYLGLQLFTNVGDLHAPAFTRVDGFFAGLAAGSLPVPTLADLDDDGDLDLLVGLSEDGRLKFYPNLGTPVAAVFTEASATIWYDVGLYAYPWFADLDGDGDVDLLSGRDQHGFVYYRNIGNPTTPIWQSADALFTGLGAATYWNSPCLVDLTGDGRLDLIHGTDAGPLQYYVNTGSLEVPAWTANTSLFGGVLDVGAASSPFFFDFDGDGDLDLASGSQLGDIKYFENTGTAAAPAWRADHAYFAGIDHSIYSAITLGDVNDDGLADAVAGDLNGQLFFHPNTGSGFDYDGAVFTGINLGGWSVPRFVDMDGDLDLDLVAGNEAGQLTYLENQGTVAAPAWVVIPGFFGGLDVGSNCSPTLGDFDGDGDQDLITGNLSHAVRYFAHEGASWVEDASVLAGITAGQNAAPALADLDGDGDLDLTIGNYGGTFNYYRNPGPPTSVPEESVPAKGLALAAYPNPFNPTTVLRFRLNVPAAVELAIYDLAGRQVRTLSTGPLSAGDHEAKWDGRDAQGTPLSSGLYFARLRAGGDQSATKLVLLK encoded by the coding sequence ATGAAGCTCGGGCCGGCCATTCTCACGCTCTTGCTGGCAACCTCCGTGGCCACCGCCGAGGCCCAGACCTGGGAGGCGGACGACGGGATCTTCAACCCCAGCGGCATTCCCTCGCTGACCTTCTCGCAGCCCCGGCTGGCGGATCTCGACGGCGACGGCGACCTCGACCTGATCCTCGGCAGCTCCGTCGACGCGCCGCTCTACTTCGAGAACGTCGGCACGCCCACCAGTCCGGCGTTCGCGCGCGGGGACGACATCCTCGCTCCCATCGATCCCCTGGACGCCGAGATGGTCGTTGCGGGAGACCTCGACGGGGACGCCGACCTCGACCTCGTCACCGGGGGCTACCTGGGCCTGCAGCTCTTCACCAATGTCGGCGACCTGCACGCGCCAGCCTTCACGCGGGTCGACGGCTTCTTCGCCGGCCTCGCGGCGGGTTCGCTCCCCGTGCCGACCCTCGCCGATCTCGACGACGACGGCGACCTGGACCTGCTGGTCGGTCTCAGCGAGGATGGTCGCCTCAAGTTCTATCCCAACCTCGGGACGCCCGTCGCCGCCGTCTTCACCGAGGCCTCGGCCACGATCTGGTACGACGTCGGCCTCTACGCGTATCCCTGGTTCGCCGATCTCGACGGCGACGGGGACGTCGACCTGCTCTCCGGTCGCGACCAGCACGGCTTCGTCTACTATCGCAACATCGGCAACCCGACCACGCCGATCTGGCAAAGCGCCGACGCGCTCTTCACGGGCCTCGGCGCCGCCACCTACTGGAACTCGCCCTGCCTGGTGGATCTCACGGGCGACGGCCGGCTCGACCTCATCCACGGCACCGACGCGGGGCCCCTGCAGTACTACGTCAACACGGGCAGTCTCGAAGTGCCCGCCTGGACCGCGAACACGAGTCTCTTTGGCGGCGTGCTCGACGTCGGCGCGGCCAGCTCGCCGTTCTTCTTCGACTTCGACGGCGACGGCGACCTGGATCTGGCGAGCGGCAGCCAGCTCGGTGACATCAAGTACTTCGAGAACACCGGCACGGCGGCGGCGCCAGCCTGGCGCGCCGACCACGCCTACTTCGCCGGCATCGACCACTCGATCTACTCGGCAATCACCCTGGGGGACGTGAACGACGACGGCCTCGCCGACGCGGTTGCGGGCGACCTGAACGGCCAGCTGTTCTTCCACCCCAACACCGGCAGCGGCTTCGACTATGACGGCGCGGTCTTCACGGGAATCAACCTCGGCGGCTGGTCGGTGCCGCGCTTCGTGGACATGGACGGCGACCTCGACCTCGACCTGGTGGCCGGCAACGAGGCGGGACAGCTGACCTATCTCGAGAACCAGGGGACCGTCGCCGCGCCAGCGTGGGTTGTCATCCCCGGCTTCTTCGGCGGGCTCGACGTGGGCAGCAACTGCTCGCCGACCCTCGGCGACTTCGACGGCGACGGCGACCAGGATCTGATCACGGGGAACCTCTCGCACGCCGTGCGCTACTTCGCGCACGAGGGAGCAAGCTGGGTGGAGGACGCGAGCGTCCTGGCGGGGATCACCGCCGGCCAGAACGCGGCGCCGGCGCTCGCGGATCTCGACGGCGACGGGGACCTCGACCTCACGATCGGCAACTACGGCGGCACCTTCAACTACTACCGGAACCCGGGGCCCCCGACCTCCGTGCCGGAGGAGAGCGTGCCGGCCAAGGGGCTCGCGCTCGCCGCCTACCCCAACCCGTTCAACCCCACGACCGTCCTGCGCTTCCGCCTGAACGTGCCGGCGGCGGTGGAGCTCGCGATCTATGACCTGGCCGGACGCCAGGTCCGAACGCTGTCGACCGGCCCCCTGAGCGCGGGCGATCACGAGGCGAAGTGGGACGGCCGCGACGCGCAGGGCACGCCCCTGAGTTCCGGCCTCTACTTTGCGCGCCTGCGCGCCGGCGGCGACCAGAGCGCGACGAAGCTCGTCCTCCTCAAGTAG
- a CDS encoding ATP-binding cassette domain-containing protein yields MLRKVAEVHAVDDVSFAVRPGETLGLVGESGCGKSTVGRALLNILWTTAPDVEIKGHAYFNADGRAVDLLPLNRRQMRPYRSELQMIFQDPYSSLNPRLTVGQIIEEPLTLHRSGMGRAERIERVGWLLDKVGLSAEQSHRYPHEFSGGQRQRIGFARALATNPKLIIADEPVSALDVSIQAQVINLLMDLQQEFGLTYVFIAHDLSVVVHISTRIAVMYLGCIVEIGDAKDVYHRPLHPYSKALLSAVPRPDPSKAGKAKRIILKGDVPTPINKPSGCAFRTRCPIAKPDCAAARPPLVEVNPGHFAACPYHAEM; encoded by the coding sequence ATGCTGCGCAAGGTGGCCGAGGTCCACGCGGTGGACGACGTGAGCTTCGCCGTTCGACCGGGCGAGACGCTCGGTCTGGTGGGGGAGTCCGGCTGCGGCAAGAGCACGGTGGGGCGCGCGCTGCTGAACATCCTGTGGACGACGGCGCCGGACGTGGAGATCAAGGGCCACGCCTACTTCAACGCGGACGGCCGCGCGGTGGACCTACTGCCGCTGAACCGACGGCAGATGCGGCCCTACCGCAGCGAGCTGCAGATGATCTTCCAGGACCCCTACAGCTCGCTGAATCCGCGCCTCACCGTTGGACAGATCATCGAGGAACCCCTGACCCTACACAGGTCCGGCATGGGGCGCGCCGAGCGCATCGAGCGCGTGGGCTGGCTGCTGGACAAGGTGGGCCTCAGCGCCGAGCAGAGCCACCGCTACCCGCACGAGTTCTCGGGCGGACAGCGCCAGCGCATCGGGTTTGCGCGCGCGCTGGCCACCAACCCCAAGCTCATCATCGCCGACGAGCCCGTCAGCGCCCTGGACGTGTCCATCCAGGCGCAGGTCATCAACCTGCTCATGGACCTGCAGCAGGAGTTCGGGCTCACCTACGTCTTCATCGCGCACGACCTCAGCGTCGTGGTGCACATCAGCACGCGCATCGCGGTGATGTACCTGGGCTGCATCGTCGAGATCGGCGACGCGAAGGACGTCTACCACCGCCCGCTGCATCCCTACAGCAAGGCGCTGCTCAGCGCCGTGCCGCGGCCGGATCCCAGCAAGGCGGGCAAGGCGAAGCGGATCATCCTCAAGGGCGACGTGCCTACGCCCATCAACAAGCCCAGCGGCTGTGCCTTCCGCACGCGCTGTCCGATCGCGAAGCCCGACTGCGCCGCGGCGCGCCCGCCGCTGGTGGAGGTCAATCCCGGGCATTTCGCGGCGTGTCCGTACCACGCGGAGATGTAG
- a CDS encoding ABC transporter permease → MATRTDDRQQVSVSIFRKRLRKFRKIKRGYYSFVILLTLYAVSFLLPVLVNNKAIVVRYEGKTYWPLLHFYPSTTFGLDSGEEPDYRELRATLAENGRGFALMPPYPFHPNESLLDLPGEPPHHPSRAHWCGTDNRGRDVFARLLYGFRISISFALITTLVAYAVGISIGAMLGYFGGRFDITVQRFIEIWSSMPFLYTMIIISSILQPNFALLVLVLTLFGWMGMTYYVRGEFYREKAKDYVAAAIAMGASSRQVIFRHILPNALTPVVSFAPFAVVGYIGSLVSLDYLGFGLAPPTPSWGQLVQQGMDDVTTAWWLVLTPLAALFFTLLMVTFIGEAVREAFDPKVFSRLR, encoded by the coding sequence ATGGCCACGCGCACCGACGACAGGCAGCAGGTCAGCGTCTCGATCTTCCGGAAGCGCCTGCGCAAGTTCCGCAAGATCAAGCGGGGCTACTACTCCTTCGTGATCCTGCTCACGCTCTACGCCGTGAGCTTCCTGCTGCCCGTGCTCGTGAACAACAAGGCCATCGTGGTGCGCTACGAGGGCAAGACCTACTGGCCGCTGCTGCACTTCTACCCGTCGACGACCTTCGGTCTCGACAGCGGCGAAGAGCCGGACTACCGCGAACTGCGGGCGACCCTGGCAGAGAACGGCCGCGGCTTCGCGCTGATGCCGCCCTATCCGTTCCATCCCAACGAATCGCTGCTCGACCTGCCCGGCGAGCCGCCGCACCACCCCAGCCGCGCGCACTGGTGCGGCACGGACAACCGCGGCCGCGACGTCTTCGCGCGCCTGCTCTACGGCTTCCGCATCTCCATCAGCTTCGCGCTGATCACCACGCTGGTGGCCTACGCGGTGGGCATCTCGATCGGCGCCATGCTGGGCTACTTCGGCGGGCGCTTCGACATCACCGTGCAGCGCTTCATCGAGATCTGGAGCTCGATGCCCTTCCTCTACACGATGATCATCATCAGCTCGATCCTGCAGCCCAACTTCGCGCTGCTGGTGCTGGTGCTGACGCTCTTCGGCTGGATGGGCATGACCTACTACGTGCGCGGCGAGTTCTATCGGGAGAAGGCGAAGGACTACGTGGCCGCGGCCATCGCCATGGGCGCGAGCAGCCGGCAGGTGATCTTCCGGCACATCCTGCCCAACGCGTTGACGCCGGTGGTGAGCTTCGCGCCCTTCGCGGTGGTGGGCTACATCGGCTCGCTGGTGAGCCTCGACTACCTGGGCTTCGGCCTGGCGCCGCCCACCCCGAGCTGGGGCCAGCTCGTGCAACAGGGCATGGACGACGTCACCACCGCCTGGTGGCTGGTCCTCACGCCCCTGGCCGCGCTCTTCTTCACCCTGCTCATGGTGACCTTCATCGGCGAGGCCGTGCGCGAGGCCTTCGACCCCAAGGTCTTCTCGAGGTTGCGCTAG